One window from the genome of Phycisphaerales bacterium encodes:
- a CDS encoding 3-phosphoglycerate dehydrogenase family protein, giving the protein MPTTKDSSATTSTVNTSRACVLIADKFETTGINALEQAGCHVITSPDLDPSTLPSALDEADPDILIVRSTKVTEDAITNAKRLSLIVRAGAGYDNIDLSAASNRGVFVANCPGKNAVAVAELAWALILSCDRRVPDQTADLRAGIWKKSDYSKAAGLYGRTLGIVGLGRIGLEIAERGRAFGMRTLAWSRSLTQEQADAAGVVYCSTLNDLAKMSDVISINVAGNAETSNLIGEDFFQAMRSGATIINTSRGNVIDSDAMQRAVKEKGIRAGLDVFANEPGAGGKDFKDSIVSLPGVYGTHHVGASTDQAQIAIANEAVRVVCTYLDQGVVPNSVNRAESTPATTLLTVRHLNRPGVLAHVFYTLGQAGINVEEMENVIYEGGEAACARIQLDDCPGDQELDSLRGNEHILQVTIGNLGQLNT; this is encoded by the coding sequence ATGCCAACTACGAAGGATTCTTCCGCCACAACGTCCACTGTGAACACTTCACGGGCCTGCGTGCTGATCGCTGATAAATTTGAGACCACTGGCATCAACGCACTTGAACAGGCTGGCTGCCATGTGATCACTTCGCCAGATCTAGACCCCTCCACATTACCCAGTGCACTTGATGAAGCTGATCCTGACATTCTGATTGTTCGCTCAACAAAGGTCACTGAAGACGCAATAACAAATGCAAAACGACTCAGCCTCATTGTTCGGGCCGGCGCAGGCTATGACAATATTGACCTGAGTGCTGCATCAAATCGTGGGGTATTTGTCGCAAACTGCCCCGGTAAAAACGCCGTAGCTGTGGCCGAATTAGCTTGGGCGTTGATACTGAGTTGTGATCGCCGAGTACCCGATCAAACTGCTGATCTGCGTGCCGGGATATGGAAAAAATCTGATTATTCCAAAGCTGCTGGCCTGTATGGCAGAACCCTCGGCATTGTTGGACTCGGACGCATTGGCCTGGAAATTGCCGAACGGGGACGAGCCTTTGGCATGCGTACCCTCGCTTGGTCACGCAGCCTCACCCAAGAACAAGCAGATGCTGCCGGGGTCGTCTACTGCAGTACCTTAAACGATTTGGCCAAGATGTCAGATGTCATCAGTATCAATGTTGCCGGCAACGCAGAAACTTCGAACCTCATCGGCGAGGATTTCTTTCAAGCGATGCGATCCGGCGCTACCATTATTAATACGAGTCGCGGTAATGTCATCGATTCTGATGCAATGCAACGCGCTGTCAAAGAGAAAGGCATACGTGCCGGACTTGACGTTTTTGCCAACGAACCTGGTGCTGGAGGCAAAGACTTCAAGGATTCAATTGTCTCACTGCCCGGCGTCTATGGGACACATCATGTAGGCGCCTCAACAGATCAAGCTCAAATTGCAATCGCCAATGAAGCCGTTCGGGTGGTTTGCACCTACCTTGATCAAGGGGTCGTACCAAACAGCGTCAATCGTGCAGAATCCACTCCTGCGACAACACTGCTCACCGTCCGCCATCTCAATCGTCCGGGCGTATTGGCACACGTGTTCTACACGTTAGGACAAGCAGGTATTAACGTCGAAGAGATGGAGAATGTCATTTATGAGGGCGGCGAAGCCGCATGCGCTCGAATCCAGCTCGATGACTGCCCTGGCGATCAAGAACTGGACTCTTTACGTGGCAATGAACATATTCTCCAGGTCACTATTGGAAACCTCGGCCAACTCAATACCTGA
- the serC gene encoding 3-phosphoserine/phosphohydroxythreonine transaminase, whose protein sequence is MPVASKKRIFNFSAGPAIIPEPVIEQAQHDLWNIQESGIGIVEHSHRGDHFQRVLTEADIDCRKLANISDDYAIVFLQGGATTQFSMIPMNFLPKDGTADYLDTGVWASKAIKDAQLFGNVNVAFDGSKSKYRKLPESGTLNLTEGAAYTHYCSNNTIYGTEFHATPTSNTPLIADMSSDIFSRQLDINSHAMIYAGAQKNLGPAGTVLVIMRKDLAERCEREIPSIFRYATHVDKESCFNTPPTFGIYLIGQILKWILREGGLLAIEHRNIAKAKVIYDVIDNSGGFYSGVSDESCRSNMNITFRTPNDKTDAMFLDDANKLQMSGLKGHRSAGGLRASIYNAFPKEGCDALAEFMQIFAKANG, encoded by the coding sequence ATGCCAGTGGCTTCGAAAAAGCGGATCTTCAATTTTTCAGCTGGACCGGCCATCATTCCTGAACCGGTCATTGAGCAAGCTCAACATGATCTCTGGAATATCCAGGAATCTGGCATTGGCATTGTTGAACATAGCCATCGTGGCGATCACTTTCAACGCGTACTCACTGAAGCAGATATTGACTGTCGAAAACTAGCGAACATCAGTGATGACTACGCGATCGTGTTCCTACAGGGCGGAGCGACAACACAGTTTTCCATGATACCCATGAACTTTCTGCCCAAAGATGGCACCGCCGACTACCTTGATACAGGCGTGTGGGCTTCCAAAGCAATCAAAGATGCTCAACTATTCGGCAACGTCAACGTCGCCTTTGATGGCAGCAAATCTAAGTACCGTAAACTTCCGGAGTCAGGAACACTGAATCTCACTGAAGGCGCTGCTTATACACACTACTGTTCCAATAACACCATTTATGGAACAGAGTTTCATGCCACTCCAACTTCCAACACACCACTTATTGCAGACATGAGTAGTGATATCTTTAGCCGACAACTCGATATCAATAGTCATGCCATGATTTATGCAGGAGCACAAAAAAATCTTGGCCCAGCAGGAACGGTGCTTGTCATCATGCGCAAAGATCTTGCTGAACGCTGCGAACGAGAGATCCCCTCCATCTTTAGGTATGCAACACATGTAGACAAGGAGTCTTGCTTTAACACACCTCCCACCTTCGGCATCTATCTTATTGGACAGATTCTGAAATGGATTCTTAGGGAAGGTGGCTTACTGGCAATTGAACATCGAAATATCGCTAAAGCCAAAGTGATCTACGATGTCATTGATAACTCAGGTGGTTTTTATTCTGGCGTTTCAGATGAATCCTGCCGCTCAAATATGAACATCACCTTTCGAACACCCAACGACAAGACAGACGCCATGTTTCTTGACGATGCAAACAAACTACAGATGAGTGGACTCAAGGGACACCGTAGCGCCGGAGGTCTCCGCGCCTCGATCTATAATGCCTTTCCAAAGGAAGGGTGCGATGCCCTCGCTGAGTTCATGCAGATTTTTGCGAAGGCAAATGGCTAG